A portion of the Calditerricola satsumensis genome contains these proteins:
- the codY gene encoding GTP-sensing pleiotropic transcriptional regulator CodY yields the protein MNLLQKTRKINRLLQKTGGHPVNFMEMADVLRDVINANVFVLSRTGKVLGYAIAQEIDNERLRRMLEERQFPEEYVREAMKVEETTPNIPIEHELTVFPVELREVISEGWTTIVPIVGGGDHLGVLVLGRNNQKFTEDDLILAEYGATVVGTEILRERAEKIEEEARSRAMVQLALETLSYSELAAVEHIFEELEGKEGFLVASKIADRAGITRSVIVNALRKLESAGVIESRSLGMKGTYIRILNEKLLPELKKLKMSVS from the coding sequence ATGAACTTGCTCCAGAAAACACGCAAAATTAACCGCTTGCTCCAAAAAACCGGTGGGCATCCCGTCAACTTCATGGAAATGGCCGACGTGCTGCGCGACGTCATCAACGCCAACGTCTTCGTGCTGAGCCGGACGGGGAAAGTGCTCGGGTATGCCATTGCCCAAGAAATCGACAACGAGCGCCTGCGCCGGATGTTGGAGGAACGGCAGTTTCCGGAAGAGTATGTCCGCGAGGCGATGAAGGTGGAGGAGACGACGCCCAACATCCCCATCGAGCACGAGCTCACCGTGTTCCCCGTGGAGCTGCGCGAGGTGATTTCGGAAGGTTGGACGACAATCGTGCCCATCGTCGGCGGCGGCGACCACCTGGGCGTGCTCGTGCTGGGGCGGAACAACCAGAAATTCACGGAAGACGATCTCATCCTTGCCGAGTACGGGGCGACGGTGGTCGGCACGGAGATCCTGCGCGAGCGAGCGGAAAAAATTGAGGAGGAGGCGCGCAGCCGGGCCATGGTGCAGCTGGCCCTGGAGACCCTTTCCTACAGCGAACTGGCTGCCGTGGAACACATTTTCGAGGAACTGGAGGGCAAGGAAGGGTTCCTCGTGGCGAGCAAGATCGCCGATCGCGCTGGCATCACGCGTTCGGTGATCGTCAACGCCCTGCGCAAGCTGGAAAGCGCGGGGGTCATCGAATCGCGTTCCCTGGGGATGAAGGGCACGTACATCCGCATCTTGAACGAGAAACTGTTGCCCGAACTGAAGAAGCTGAAGATGTCCGTTTCGTGA
- a CDS encoding O-acetyl-ADP-ribose deacetylase codes for MEQVRIGKTVLRLVQGDITRQAVDAIVNAANRHLAGGGGVDGAIHRAGGPVIAEECRAIRERQGGCPPGEAVVTSGGNLPARHVIHAVGPIWQGGAAGEDETLRRAYQNSLRQALACGARTVAFPSISTGAFRFPIDRAAPIALSAIADFVREHPDAFDEVRMVLYSPDDFAAYRHALARLFSASG; via the coding sequence ATGGAACAGGTGCGGATTGGCAAGACGGTGCTCCGCCTCGTTCAGGGCGACATCACCCGGCAGGCGGTCGACGCCATCGTCAACGCCGCCAATCGCCATCTTGCCGGCGGGGGCGGGGTCGATGGGGCCATTCACCGTGCCGGCGGGCCGGTGATCGCCGAGGAATGCCGCGCCATCCGCGAGCGGCAGGGCGGCTGCCCGCCGGGCGAGGCGGTGGTGACGAGCGGTGGCAACCTACCGGCGCGGCACGTGATCCATGCCGTGGGGCCCATCTGGCAGGGAGGCGCGGCCGGGGAGGACGAGACGCTTCGCCGCGCGTACCAAAACAGCCTGCGCCAGGCCCTCGCCTGCGGCGCGCGCACGGTGGCCTTCCCGTCGATCAGCACCGGCGCCTTTCGGTTTCCCATCGACCGGGCGGCGCCCATCGCCCTTTCGGCCATCGCCGATTTTGTGCGGGAACATCCCGACGCCTTTGACGAGGTGCGCATGGTGCTCTATTCGCCCGACGATTTTGCCGCGTATCGGCACGCGCTCGCGCGGCTGTTTTCGGCATCGGGATGA
- the mntR gene encoding transcriptional regulator MntR, whose protein sequence is MPTPSMEDYLERIYRLIEEKGYARVSDIAEALEVHPSSVTKMVQKLDQRKYLVYEKYRGLVLTPKGRKIGKRLVDRHALLEEFLRIIGVNEDQIYADVEGIEHHLSWDSITCIGYLVQYFKADPERIKELRRLKEADEREMESDEPNPSSLEG, encoded by the coding sequence GTGCCGACGCCCAGCATGGAAGATTACCTGGAACGCATCTACCGCTTGATCGAGGAAAAGGGGTACGCCCGCGTTTCCGACATCGCCGAGGCGTTGGAAGTGCATCCCTCGTCGGTCACGAAGATGGTGCAGAAGCTGGATCAGCGCAAGTACCTTGTCTACGAGAAATACCGCGGCCTCGTGCTGACGCCGAAGGGGCGGAAGATCGGCAAGCGGTTGGTGGACCGGCACGCGCTCTTGGAGGAATTTTTGCGCATCATCGGCGTCAACGAGGACCAGATCTACGCAGACGTCGAAGGGATTGAACATCACCTCAGTTGGGATTCGATCACCTGCATCGGGTACCTCGTGCAGTACTTCAAAGCCGATCCCGAGCGGATCAAGGAATTGCGCCGGCTCAAGGAAGCGGACGAGCGAGAGATGGAGTCGGACGAACCCAACCCGTCGAGCCTTGAAGGCTGA
- a CDS encoding patatin-like phospholipase family protein: protein MRADAVFEGGGVKAIGFVGAVAELERNGYTWERVAGTSGGGVVAALLAAGYRAHEMRNLLNAFSFRNLMAPTVWHRFGRVGVAFRFWWRLGQYSGQYLEEWTGQVLKQKGICTFGDLPAGKLRLVASDVTNGRMVVLPDDLPQYGIDPQRFPIARAVRMSGSLPFYFDPVVLTVGRRRVLFVDGGLLSNFPVWLFDVEGVPRWPTFGFRIVSKNEGQARTVTGPLSYVKALIQTMLEAHDKRHVEEADAVRTIFIPDCGIRTTQFDLTDADKEKLYQAGVEAARRFLARWNFERYVRVYRADSMLV, encoded by the coding sequence ATGCGCGCGGACGCGGTGTTCGAGGGTGGCGGGGTAAAGGCCATCGGCTTTGTGGGGGCCGTGGCGGAGCTGGAACGAAACGGCTACACGTGGGAACGGGTGGCCGGCACGTCGGGCGGGGGGGTGGTGGCCGCCTTGCTGGCCGCCGGATACCGGGCGCACGAGATGCGGAATCTTCTGAATGCCTTTTCCTTTCGCAACCTCATGGCGCCGACGGTGTGGCACCGGTTTGGGCGCGTTGGCGTTGCCTTTCGTTTCTGGTGGCGGCTGGGTCAGTACTCCGGGCAATACCTCGAGGAATGGACGGGGCAGGTGCTCAAGCAAAAGGGCATTTGCACGTTCGGCGATTTGCCGGCGGGCAAGTTGCGTTTGGTGGCCTCGGATGTGACGAACGGGCGGATGGTGGTCTTGCCGGATGACCTTCCCCAGTATGGCATCGATCCGCAGCGCTTCCCCATTGCCCGCGCCGTGCGGATGAGCGGCAGCCTGCCCTTTTACTTCGATCCCGTTGTCCTCACCGTTGGCCGGCGGCGCGTTCTCTTCGTCGACGGCGGGCTGCTCAGCAATTTCCCGGTCTGGTTGTTCGACGTCGAAGGGGTGCCGCGGTGGCCAACCTTTGGCTTCCGCATCGTGTCGAAGAACGAAGGGCAGGCGCGCACCGTCACCGGGCCCCTCTCCTACGTGAAGGCGCTGATCCAGACGATGCTCGAAGCCCACGACAAGCGCCACGTCGAAGAAGCCGATGCGGTTCGCACCATCTTCATTCCCGATTGCGGCATTCGCACCACACAGTTTGACTTGACCGACGCGGACAAAGAGAAGCTGTACCAAGCGGGCGTTGAGGCGGCCCGCCGGTTTCTGGCCCGCTGGAACTTTGAGCGCTACGTGCGGGTGTACCGCGCCGACTCCATGTTGGTTTAG
- a CDS encoding DUF1385 domain-containing protein → MSRESIATYGGQAVIEGVMFRGPQVAVTAIRRKDRRIETFELVQTPHPTGQRLRRIPFLRGIVALVDAAANGVKHLQFAAERYSADEEGDDAFRSEPSRLTMVLGVAAAGVLAFFAGKVLFTAIPAFLAGLLFDPWVENRFVNNLLEGALKLGLLLGYLAAIGQTPMVKRLFQYHGAEHKVINAYEAGAPINVRNVQQFSTLHYRCGSSFLLFTILVGVVVYSFFPWETLWERVALRLVLLPVVIGVSFEVLQLTNRWRNVPVLRYLGYPGLWLQKLTTREPDDDQVEVAIAAFLRLRELEQAKGHQVGICQAR, encoded by the coding sequence TTGAGCCGGGAATCGATTGCAACATACGGTGGCCAAGCCGTAATCGAAGGCGTCATGTTTCGCGGCCCTCAGGTTGCCGTCACCGCCATTCGCCGCAAAGATCGCCGCATCGAAACCTTTGAGCTCGTCCAAACGCCCCATCCGACGGGGCAACGTCTGCGCCGCATTCCCTTCCTCCGCGGGATCGTCGCCCTCGTCGATGCGGCGGCAAACGGTGTCAAGCACCTGCAATTCGCGGCCGAACGGTACAGCGCCGACGAGGAAGGCGACGATGCATTCCGCAGCGAACCGTCCCGATTGACGATGGTCCTCGGGGTGGCCGCTGCCGGCGTGCTCGCCTTCTTTGCCGGGAAAGTGCTCTTTACCGCCATTCCCGCCTTTCTCGCCGGTCTCCTCTTCGACCCCTGGGTGGAAAACCGGTTCGTCAACAACCTGCTGGAAGGTGCCCTCAAGCTGGGGCTCTTGCTCGGGTACTTGGCGGCAATTGGCCAAACTCCGATGGTGAAACGCCTCTTTCAATACCATGGTGCCGAGCACAAAGTGATCAACGCCTATGAAGCCGGAGCGCCGATAAACGTCCGAAATGTTCAACAATTTTCGACCCTTCACTACCGCTGCGGGAGCAGTTTTCTCCTCTTCACCATTCTGGTTGGCGTGGTTGTCTATTCCTTCTTTCCATGGGAAACCCTGTGGGAACGGGTGGCGCTTCGCCTCGTCCTTCTGCCGGTTGTGATCGGCGTCTCCTTTGAAGTGCTGCAGCTGACCAACCGCTGGCGAAACGTTCCGGTTCTGCGGTACCTCGGCTATCCCGGCCTGTGGTTGCAAAAGCTGACCACGCGCGAACCCGACGACGACCAAGTGGAAGTGGCCATCGCCGCATTTCTGCGCTTGCGCGAGCTGGAACAGGCAAAAGGTCACCAAGTCGGAATTTGCCAAGCGAGGTGA
- a CDS encoding YqhR family membrane protein: MDSRRVEETSEEIQSRRARTAGRWETAVTVGVAGGLMFSTLHYLAYLFRFTSVSPALWVEWGMGKPFGRTAAGLLLSMAIWTLLSVVVALLYDRAVGRRIHPVGGGVGLGLLLWALVFLGGPMLGLVPGLAQLDIDTLSTELALFLVYGLFVGHSLSDRLRAERTVS; this comes from the coding sequence ATGGACAGCCGACGGGTGGAAGAAACGTCCGAGGAGATCCAGAGCAGGCGGGCGCGAACCGCGGGGCGTTGGGAAACGGCGGTGACGGTGGGCGTTGCCGGGGGCCTCATGTTCAGCACCCTTCACTACTTGGCATATTTGTTCCGGTTTACCTCTGTCTCTCCCGCGCTGTGGGTGGAGTGGGGAATGGGCAAGCCCTTTGGACGCACGGCGGCCGGCCTGCTCCTGAGCATGGCCATCTGGACCCTCTTATCCGTTGTCGTGGCTTTGCTGTACGACCGGGCGGTCGGCCGCCGCATCCATCCGGTTGGCGGCGGCGTCGGATTGGGGTTGCTCCTGTGGGCGCTCGTGTTTCTCGGTGGCCCGATGCTCGGCCTCGTTCCGGGTCTGGCGCAGCTGGACATCGACACGCTCAGCACGGAGCTGGCGCTGTTTCTCGTCTACGGGCTGTTTGTGGGGCATTCCCTGTCTGACCGCTTACGCGCCGAGCGAACCGTTTCGTGA
- the aroQ gene encoding type II 3-dehydroquinate dehydratase, which yields MYRILVLHGPNLNLLGTREPQHYGRETLAEVNARIERAAAALGVSVDCRQSNHEGQLIDWIHEARGERDGLILNPGAYTHTSYAIRDAVAAVGLPTVEVHLSNIHAREPFRHVSVIAPVALGQIAGFGPYGYVLALHALVQHLNERNGEGLR from the coding sequence ATGTACCGCATTTTGGTCCTGCACGGTCCCAACCTCAACTTGTTGGGGACGCGGGAGCCGCAGCATTATGGGCGGGAAACCCTGGCCGAGGTCAACGCGCGCATCGAGCGGGCCGCGGCGGCGCTGGGCGTGTCCGTCGACTGCCGCCAATCGAACCATGAAGGCCAGCTGATCGACTGGATCCACGAGGCGCGCGGGGAGCGGGATGGCCTCATTCTCAATCCGGGGGCGTACACGCACACGAGCTACGCCATTCGCGACGCGGTGGCCGCCGTCGGGCTGCCCACCGTGGAGGTGCACCTGTCGAACATCCACGCGCGGGAGCCGTTCCGGCATGTCTCGGTGATCGCGCCGGTTGCCCTCGGCCAAATCGCCGGGTTCGGGCCCTATGGGTACGTGCTGGCGCTGCATGCCTTGGTGCAGCACCTCAATGAGCGAAACGGGGAGGGGTTGCGGTGA
- a CDS encoding M24 family metallopeptidase, whose product MKERLARLRALMAERQVEALLVTAAANRRYLSGFTGSAGVLFITPDDALLLTDFRYVEQAAEQAPHFRVVPVTHTTYGRTVAEEARKRGLKRIAFEPNHLTYAAYAAYRDVLPEGIEFVPIGTDGMGLVERLRMVKDEEELERIRRAAAIADATFAHILTVLRPGLTEREVAWELEAFMRRQGAEGAAFPIIVASGPRSALPHGVASDRVIGKGELVTLDFGAVYEGYCSDLTRTVAVGEPPEELKKIYDIVREAQERGVAHVKAGMTGKEADALCRDVIAAAGYGEQFGHSTGHGIGLEVHEAPSLSARHEEPLPAGAVVTVEPGIYLPGVGGVRIEDDVVLTDAGCECLTRAPKDLIMVT is encoded by the coding sequence GTGAAGGAACGTTTGGCGCGGTTGAGGGCGCTCATGGCCGAGCGGCAGGTGGAGGCGCTCCTTGTGACGGCGGCGGCCAACCGGCGGTACCTCTCCGGGTTCACGGGAAGTGCGGGCGTGCTGTTCATTACGCCGGATGACGCCCTGTTGCTGACGGATTTTCGCTATGTCGAACAGGCCGCCGAGCAGGCCCCGCACTTTCGGGTTGTTCCCGTGACGCACACGACGTATGGCCGCACCGTGGCCGAGGAAGCCCGCAAGCGGGGCCTCAAGCGGATCGCCTTCGAGCCGAACCATCTGACCTACGCGGCCTATGCCGCCTACCGCGACGTGCTGCCGGAAGGGATCGAGTTCGTGCCCATCGGCACGGACGGGATGGGGCTCGTCGAGCGGCTGCGCATGGTGAAGGACGAAGAGGAGCTGGAACGGATCCGGCGCGCGGCGGCCATCGCCGACGCGACCTTTGCGCACATTTTGACCGTGCTCCGACCCGGCCTCACCGAGCGGGAAGTGGCGTGGGAATTGGAAGCGTTCATGCGCCGGCAGGGCGCGGAGGGGGCGGCCTTTCCGATTATCGTGGCGTCGGGGCCGCGCTCGGCGCTGCCGCACGGGGTGGCCTCCGATCGCGTGATCGGCAAGGGCGAACTCGTGACGCTCGACTTCGGCGCGGTCTACGAGGGGTACTGTTCCGATCTCACGCGCACGGTGGCGGTGGGCGAGCCGCCGGAGGAGCTGAAGAAGATCTACGACATCGTCCGGGAGGCGCAGGAGCGGGGCGTTGCCCACGTGAAGGCCGGCATGACCGGAAAGGAAGCCGATGCGCTGTGCCGCGACGTGATCGCCGCCGCCGGGTACGGCGAGCAATTTGGCCATTCCACGGGGCACGGCATCGGCCTGGAGGTGCACGAGGCGCCGTCCTTGAGCGCGCGCCATGAGGAACCGCTCCCAGCGGGCGCCGTCGTGACGGTGGAGCCGGGCATCTATCTGCCCGGCGTGGGCGGCGTGCGGATCGAGGACGACGTGGTGCTGACCGATGCGGGATGCGAATGCTTGACACGCGCCCCAAAAGACCTGATCATGGTGACGTAG
- the efp gene encoding elongation factor P — MISVNDFRTGLTIELDGDPWQVLEFMHVKPGKGAAFVRSKLRNLRTGAIQERTFRAGEKVNKAHVETRPMQFLYASGDEYTFMDMENYEQITLHKEQIEREVLFLKENMNVHLVIFQGQTIGIELPNTVELEVVETEPGIRGDTASGGSKPAKLETGLVVQVPFFVDVGDKVIVNTQTGEYVGRA, encoded by the coding sequence ATGATTTCGGTGAACGATTTCCGGACCGGTTTGACGATTGAATTGGACGGCGATCCGTGGCAAGTGCTCGAATTCATGCACGTGAAACCGGGCAAGGGCGCCGCCTTTGTGCGGTCCAAACTGCGCAACCTGCGCACCGGGGCCATTCAGGAGCGCACCTTCCGCGCCGGTGAGAAAGTGAACAAGGCCCACGTCGAAACGCGCCCGATGCAGTTTCTCTACGCCAGCGGCGACGAATACACCTTTATGGATATGGAAAACTACGAGCAGATCACCCTCCACAAGGAGCAAATCGAGCGCGAAGTCCTCTTCCTGAAGGAAAACATGAACGTGCACCTCGTCATTTTCCAAGGCCAGACCATCGGGATCGAGCTGCCCAACACCGTGGAACTGGAAGTGGTGGAGACCGAGCCGGGCATCCGCGGCGACACGGCGTCGGGCGGTTCCAAGCCGGCCAAGCTGGAGACGGGTCTTGTCGTCCAGGTGCCGTTCTTCGTCGACGTCGGGGACAAGGTGATCGTCAACACGCAGACCGGCGAATACGTGGGCCGGGCGTGA
- a CDS encoding OsmC family protein has protein sequence MAKVTFSSEVVWTGEGVRSVAHIRDKQVVIDEPPALGGDDLGPNPVELILAALGGCLNVLLASFAKLHGVELRGARVKVEGDLDPDGFTEKNPNVRPGFLEIRYHIELDSPSAPERIQALLDHVQRVCPVKDTLKGVPVVAKEAARA, from the coding sequence ATGGCCAAGGTCACGTTTTCCTCCGAAGTGGTGTGGACGGGCGAAGGGGTTCGCTCCGTGGCCCACATCCGCGACAAGCAGGTGGTGATCGACGAACCGCCGGCCCTCGGTGGCGACGATTTGGGCCCCAATCCGGTGGAACTCATCCTCGCCGCGCTCGGCGGCTGCCTGAACGTCCTCCTCGCCAGCTTCGCCAAGCTTCACGGCGTGGAGCTGCGCGGCGCGCGCGTGAAGGTGGAAGGCGACCTCGATCCCGATGGCTTTACCGAAAAGAACCCCAACGTGCGTCCGGGTTTTCTGGAAATCCGCTACCACATCGAGCTCGACTCGCCGTCGGCACCGGAGCGCATTCAGGCGCTCCTGGACCACGTGCAGCGCGTCTGCCCGGTTAAGGACACGTTGAAAGGCGTACCCGTGGTGGCCAAGGAAGCGGCGCGTGCCTAA
- a CDS encoding thiazole synthase, with protein sequence MTANPTAVQDDVLKIGPYTFRSRLFLGTGKFPSLDVQKRAVAASGAEVLTFAVRRMNIYDPNQPNLLEELDLSRFKLLPNTAGARTVEEAVRIARLARASKLCDMIKVEIIGDPKTLLPDPVATLEATKILVDEGFIVLPYTNDDPILARKLQEAGAHAVMPGAAPIGTGLGILNPLNLSYIIEEATVPVIIDAGIGSPADAAKAMELGADGVLLNTAVAGAKDPVQMAEAFKLAVEAGRKAYLAGRIPKKRYASASSPMEGLMF encoded by the coding sequence GTGACCGCCAACCCTACGGCCGTGCAAGACGACGTCCTGAAAATCGGGCCGTACACGTTCCGCTCCCGCCTGTTCTTGGGCACCGGCAAGTTCCCCAGCCTTGACGTGCAAAAGCGCGCCGTGGCCGCCTCGGGGGCGGAAGTGCTCACCTTCGCCGTACGCCGGATGAACATCTACGACCCCAACCAGCCCAACCTGCTGGAAGAGCTGGACCTGTCGCGATTCAAGCTGCTGCCCAACACCGCCGGGGCCCGGACGGTGGAAGAGGCGGTGCGCATCGCCCGGCTGGCCCGCGCCTCCAAGCTGTGCGACATGATCAAGGTGGAGATCATCGGCGACCCGAAGACGCTGCTCCCCGATCCGGTGGCCACACTGGAGGCGACGAAGATCCTCGTCGACGAAGGGTTCATCGTCCTGCCGTACACGAACGACGACCCCATTTTGGCCCGCAAGCTGCAGGAAGCCGGCGCCCACGCGGTGATGCCCGGCGCGGCGCCGATCGGTACCGGCCTCGGCATTCTCAACCCGCTCAACCTCAGCTACATCATCGAGGAAGCGACGGTGCCGGTGATCATCGACGCCGGCATCGGCTCGCCGGCCGACGCGGCCAAGGCGATGGAGCTGGGCGCCGACGGCGTGCTCCTCAACACAGCGGTGGCCGGGGCCAAGGATCCCGTGCAGATGGCCGAAGCCTTCAAGCTGGCCGTCGAGGCCGGGCGCAAGGCGTACCTGGCCGGCCGCATCCCCAAAAAGCGCTATGCCTCGGCTTCCAGCCCGATGGAGGGCCTGATGTTTTGA
- the thiS gene encoding sulfur carrier protein ThiS, with amino-acid sequence MRLTINGEVHDVPDHVKTVADLLRHFGLDGKLVIVEQNRHVLDRDTYADVPVREGDVLELVHFVGGG; translated from the coding sequence GTGAGGCTCACGATCAACGGCGAGGTGCACGACGTGCCGGATCACGTAAAGACGGTGGCCGATCTTCTTCGCCACTTCGGCCTGGACGGCAAACTCGTCATCGTTGAGCAAAACCGGCACGTGCTGGACCGCGACACGTACGCCGACGTGCCGGTCCGCGAAGGGGACGTGCTCGAGCTCGTTCACTTTGTCGGAGGAGGCTGA
- the thiO gene encoding glycine oxidase ThiO, with protein MPLTQPSADVVIVGGGVIGCAIAYYLAKDGARVAIVERDTVGAHASSAAAGMLGAQVETTHPGPFVSLCLESRARFPRLAEALYALTGIDIELNRAGLLRLAQNDEEQQALLARAEWQRALGEPAEWLDGFALREREPAVSDAVVGALAIPGDHQVNAAKLTRAFAEAAVRLGARIIEHCAVERFLRHGTRVVGVETEGETYRAEWTVLAAGAWSGVLGRRLGLRLPVGPVKGESLSVVLQAVPFRKTLFAHGCYLVPKQGGRVVIGATEARAGFDRRVTLAAVTQLAAAAKTLVPALAEATFERAWASVRPHSADGLPFLGTVAGHPGLVVATGHFRNGILLAPITGELIAQLIRTGQTPDLLAPFSPDRLLEAANGISAASQGGEAR; from the coding sequence ATGCCCCTCACGCAGCCGTCTGCCGACGTTGTCATCGTCGGCGGCGGAGTGATCGGCTGCGCCATCGCCTACTACCTGGCCAAGGATGGTGCGCGCGTGGCCATCGTGGAGCGCGACACCGTCGGCGCCCACGCCTCCAGCGCGGCGGCGGGAATGCTCGGGGCGCAGGTGGAAACGACCCACCCCGGCCCCTTCGTCTCCTTGTGCCTGGAAAGCCGCGCCCGGTTCCCCCGCCTCGCCGAGGCGCTCTACGCCTTAACGGGCATCGACATCGAGCTGAACCGCGCCGGGCTCTTGCGCCTGGCCCAGAACGACGAGGAGCAGCAGGCCCTCTTGGCGCGCGCCGAATGGCAGCGGGCCCTCGGGGAGCCGGCCGAGTGGCTGGACGGCTTCGCCCTGCGGGAAAGAGAGCCGGCCGTGTCCGACGCCGTCGTCGGCGCCCTGGCCATCCCCGGCGACCACCAGGTGAACGCGGCCAAGCTGACGCGCGCCTTCGCCGAAGCGGCCGTGCGGCTCGGCGCGCGCATCATCGAACACTGCGCGGTGGAGCGCTTCCTGCGGCACGGCACGCGCGTCGTCGGCGTGGAGACGGAAGGCGAAACCTATCGCGCCGAGTGGACCGTCTTGGCCGCCGGGGCGTGGAGCGGCGTTCTCGGGCGGCGGCTCGGGCTTCGCCTTCCCGTCGGCCCAGTGAAGGGGGAGTCCCTCTCCGTCGTCCTGCAGGCCGTCCCCTTCCGCAAGACGCTGTTTGCCCACGGGTGCTACCTCGTGCCGAAGCAAGGCGGCCGCGTCGTCATCGGGGCGACGGAGGCGCGCGCCGGCTTCGACCGCCGGGTGACGCTGGCGGCCGTGACCCAGCTGGCGGCGGCGGCGAAAACCCTCGTGCCGGCCCTGGCCGAGGCGACCTTCGAACGGGCGTGGGCCAGCGTGCGGCCCCATTCCGCCGACGGCTTGCCCTTCTTGGGCACGGTAGCGGGCCACCCCGGACTGGTCGTGGCGACGGGCCACTTCCGCAACGGCATCCTGCTGGCCCCCATCACCGGCGAGCTGATCGCCCAGCTCATCCGCACGGGGCAGACGCCCGACCTGCTCGCGCCTTTCTCGCCAGACCGCTTGCTGGAGGCGGCAAACGGCATATCTGCGGCGTCCCAGGGAGGTGAAGCGCGGTGA
- a CDS encoding thiamine phosphate synthase, which yields MAHVLHVITDGKTPLDEVCAHVARFRHGVDCVHLREKHRPAGEQWDWACRLADALGGPTRLLINDRADVAAALGAFGVHLPARGLPPVAARRALRPGQVVGVSVHSAEEAAAAEAQGADYVIFGHVFATGSKPGLPPRGLEALRDVVRRVAIPVIAIGGITPENVGAVLETGCAGVAVMSAVWSADRPAEVVDAFREAMAAFPVRPRVAWPPRTSNAPQRTP from the coding sequence ATGGCCCACGTCTTGCACGTGATCACCGACGGCAAAACGCCGCTCGACGAGGTGTGCGCGCACGTGGCGAGATTTCGGCACGGCGTGGATTGCGTGCATCTGCGGGAAAAGCATCGCCCGGCCGGCGAGCAATGGGACTGGGCCTGCCGCCTGGCCGACGCGCTGGGCGGTCCGACACGTCTCCTCATCAACGATCGCGCCGACGTGGCCGCCGCCCTTGGCGCGTTCGGCGTCCACCTGCCGGCAAGGGGGCTGCCGCCGGTTGCGGCGCGGCGGGCACTGCGTCCGGGACAGGTGGTGGGCGTTTCGGTGCACAGCGCCGAGGAGGCCGCAGCGGCGGAGGCGCAGGGGGCCGACTACGTCATTTTCGGCCACGTCTTTGCCACCGGCTCCAAACCCGGCCTGCCGCCCCGCGGCCTGGAGGCCCTGCGTGACGTGGTGAGACGCGTTGCCATCCCCGTGATCGCCATTGGCGGCATCACCCCGGAAAACGTGGGAGCGGTGCTCGAGACCGGCTGCGCCGGCGTCGCCGTGATGTCCGCCGTTTGGTCGGCCGACCGTCCAGCGGAGGTGGTGGACGCCTTTCGCGAGGCCATGGCCGCCTTCCCCGTGCGGCCGCGCGTGGCATGGCCCCCCCGCACAAGCAACGCCCCGCAGCGAACCCCCTAG
- a CDS encoding metallophosphoesterase: MWFLLLLVGLLALVLYGHRNTYRFTLKRIHLPLNRRVPCPQRLTILHLSDLHMENISISPEDLYNQLKNERIDLIALTGDYLDQAQNIEKFLTYVEILQRLNPPYGIYAVFGNHDYVLEPEALAYLKREMTRRGVHVLQNASRTLSIDGQTLTIIGVDDFSTRRSDLARAYKGVDESSVCLVLTHDPNLVLHMDGYPCDYLLSGHFHGGQIHWPKPFHLVKMGALPRRNIIRGLHVWGEKAFYISEGLGQTALNIRLRSRPEVTLHTIGHAQHSA, from the coding sequence GTGTGGTTCTTGCTGCTCCTCGTGGGTTTGCTCGCCCTCGTGCTGTACGGCCACCGCAACACGTACCGGTTCACGCTAAAACGCATTCACCTTCCCTTGAATCGGCGCGTTCCGTGTCCCCAGCGGCTAACCATCTTGCACCTTTCGGATTTGCACATGGAAAACATCTCAATTTCTCCCGAGGATCTGTATAACCAGCTGAAAAACGAGCGCATTGACCTGATCGCGCTCACGGGCGACTATCTCGACCAGGCGCAGAACATCGAAAAGTTCCTGACCTATGTGGAAATCTTGCAGCGCCTTAACCCCCCGTACGGCATCTACGCTGTGTTCGGGAACCACGACTATGTGCTCGAACCCGAAGCGCTGGCCTACCTGAAACGGGAGATGACGCGTCGCGGCGTGCACGTGCTGCAAAATGCGTCGCGCACCCTCTCCATCGACGGGCAGACGCTCACCATCATCGGGGTGGACGACTTCAGCACACGGCGCAGCGACCTCGCTCGGGCGTACAAGGGCGTCGACGAAAGCAGCGTCTGCCTGGTGCTGACGCACGACCCCAACCTGGTGCTGCACATGGACGGTTACCCGTGCGACTACCTGCTGTCCGGCCACTTCCACGGCGGACAGATCCATTGGCCGAAACCGTTCCACCTCGTCAAAATGGGGGCGCTGCCGCGGCGCAACATCATCCGCGGCCTGCACGTGTGGGGAGAAAAGGCCTTCTACATCAGCGAGGGGCTTGGCCAGACCGCCCTCAACATTCGGTTGCGCTCCCGCCCGGAAGTGACGCTGCACACCATCGGCCACGCGCAGCACAGCGCGTAA